The DNA segment TCCGGACTTGCCGAGAGGGTGAAACTGGGTTCGTTTATCGTTTTCGGTCTTCTCTGGACAACACTGGTCTATGATCCTCTTGCGCACTGGGCATGGGGCGGCGGCTGGGCGTCACAGCTTGGTGCACTTGACTTTGCAGGCGGAACAGTTGTCCACATAAGTTCAGGTTTTGGTGCTCTTGCAGCGGCACTTATAATAGGAAAGCGTCTTGGATTCGGACAGGACTCAATGAAGCCTTCAAACATTCCGCTGACTCTCCTTGGAGGGGCACTTTTATGGTTCGGATGGTTCGGGTTCAATGCCGGCAGTGAGCTTGCAGCAAATGGAATTGCTGCAAATGCATTTGTGGTAACAAATACCGCTGCTGCTGCCGGTGCACTTGCATGGATGGCAGCCTCGTGGATTCACGGAAAACCAAGTTCGCTTGGTATGATTTCCGGAGCAGTTGCAGGACTTGTTGCCATAACACCTGCTGCAGGGTTCGTTGATGCAATGTCTGCAATCGTCATCGGCATAGTTGCGGGTCTGATATGTTATTCGGCGCTTCTCTTCCGTGTCAGAAAAGGTCTTGATGAGTCACTTGACGCCTGGGCCATTCATGGCGTTGGAGGATTCTGGGGTGCTATTGCAACAGGTATCTTCTGCACGGCTGCAATAGGCGGTGTTGACGGACTTATGTACGGAAACGTGCACCAGTTCCTGATTCAGTGCGTTGATGCCGTTGCAGCAATGGTATATGCTTTCGTTGTAACATATGTGCTTGCACTGATAGTAGACAAGACTATTGGCCTTCGTGTTAGCGAAGATGAAGAGTATGTAGGACTTGATATATCTCAGCACGGAGAATCAACACAGATTTAGGGTGTGTATTAAAATGAAGAAGATTGAAGCTATAATTCGTCCTGAAAAACTTGAAAGGGTATCAGATGCTCTTATAGAAAAGGGTCATCATGCAATGACTGTCACAGAAGTACGGGGAAGGGGGGCACAGCGTGGAATTGCCCTCCAGTTCCGTGGCAAGGAAATAATGGTGGATTTAATCCCCAAGGTAAAAATAGAGATGGTCGTTCACGATGAGGATGTTGACGGGGTCATTGCCATCATTAAGGAGTTTGCCCGCACGGGCAAGAACGGTGACGGCAAGATCTTTATTTTTAATGTAGAAAAGTGCATGGGAGTCAGATCCGACTGAATGTAATCATATTCTAAAGGCTAAATGAATGAAAAAGATTAGAAATATATTTTCTAATTTTTAAGAGAATGTTTTAAACCCCTCTCTAAGGAACAAGTGAAATCCTGTGAGAGTGAATGCCTGTGTAACAGGTATCCGCAAAAAACCGGGTTTTCTGTTGAAAACCCAAATATCTGAATTTGTAAACCTTTAATACATCAAAAGTCCGCAAAACCGGGAAATTGCAAAAAAATCCAGCCAGAATCCTTAAAGAAATGAGTAAAAACTGGTCTTACGA comes from the Methanomicrobium sp. W14 genome and includes:
- a CDS encoding ammonium transporter gives rise to the protein MIDSGDTAFVIICTAMVMLMTPGVGLFYGGMVRRKSIISMVALAFVAFALVSIQWVLFGYSLAFGTDIGGFIGGLNHFALNGVGLDGDGIPDILFMVFQLVFAGLTLAILTSGLAERVKLGSFIVFGLLWTTLVYDPLAHWAWGGGWASQLGALDFAGGTVVHISSGFGALAAALIIGKRLGFGQDSMKPSNIPLTLLGGALLWFGWFGFNAGSELAANGIAANAFVVTNTAAAAGALAWMAASWIHGKPSSLGMISGAVAGLVAITPAAGFVDAMSAIVIGIVAGLICYSALLFRVRKGLDESLDAWAIHGVGGFWGAIATGIFCTAAIGGVDGLMYGNVHQFLIQCVDAVAAMVYAFVVTYVLALIVDKTIGLRVSEDEEYVGLDISQHGESTQI
- a CDS encoding P-II family nitrogen regulator encodes the protein MKKIEAIIRPEKLERVSDALIEKGHHAMTVTEVRGRGAQRGIALQFRGKEIMVDLIPKVKIEMVVHDEDVDGVIAIIKEFARTGKNGDGKIFIFNVEKCMGVRSD